A genomic window from Prunus persica cultivar Lovell chromosome G2, Prunus_persica_NCBIv2, whole genome shotgun sequence includes:
- the LOC18786321 gene encoding rust resistance kinase Lr10 isoform X2, translating to MASTCRLCVLVIVSVLLFGPAAFFSFFLFVPFSRISIPSITKSHGKCIPSACGNIHNIISPFRLANYPNQSKCTNWNYHYLFCHNNLTVLTVDWGNYSVQAINYDNFTIRVVDPGIRNNDFSSIPRYSLSIYNLTYSHLRLTSSTTPITFFKCAKAENSSVMRTYNYVKQGNITASDMEDGCRIEWTTLMSKSFLYGKDRNFSYHDIHNALGYGFELQFGVPRFSYISDIDLLLTFGAFFPIRSIFGFPFLAALLIYKQRRMHLSMYSNIEDFLQSDNNLSPIRYSYSDIKKMTSRFNEKLGEGGYGTVFKGKLRSGRFVAVKMLEKPKANGQDFISEVATIGRIHHFNMVQLVGYCVEGSKRALIYNFMPNGSLDKYIYCKEGSNPLSCRKMYEISLGVAQGIEYLHRGCDMQILHFDIKPHNILLDENFIPKISDFGLAKLYPVGNTIVSLTAARGTMGYMAPELFYKNIGGVSYKADVYSFGMLLMEMASRRKNLNASIEHSSQIYFPRWVSDQFCMGKEFEMDDATEEEKKIIKKMIITALWCIQLKPSDRPSMNKVIEMLEGEVECLQLPPKLLLYPQQEMPRDNLHGNSNPMCSNTEITCNTLSAT from the exons ATGGCAAGCACTTGCAGATTATGTGTTCTCGTTATAGTAAGTGTATTACTGTTTGGTCCAGCtgcctttttttcctttttcctttttgtccCATTTAGCCGTATATCTATTCCATCAATTACGAAGAGCCATGGTAAGTGCATCCCGTCCGCCTGCGGGAACATCCACAACATAATCAGCCCTTTCCGACTAGCCAACTATCCAAATCAAAGCAAGTGCACAAACTGGAATTACCACTACCTCTTTTGTCACAACAACCTCACAGTATTGACAGTAGATTGGGGAAACTACTCTGTGCAGGCAATCAACTATGACAACTTCACAATCCGAGTTGTAGATCCTGGCATTCGCAACAATGATTTCTCCTCCATCCCCCGTTATTCGCTTTCCATTTACAACTTAACTTATAGTCATCTTCGATTAACCTCAAGTACAACACCTATAACTTTCTTCAAGTGTGCAAAAGCAGAGAACTCGTCTGTAATGAGAACATATAATTATGTCAAGCAAGGGAATATAACGGCATCAGATATGGAGGACGGGTGCAGAATAGAGTGGACGACTTTGATGAGTAAGTCGTTCTTGTACGGAAAGGACAGGAACTTTTCTTATCATGACATACACAACGCACTAGGGTATGGCTTTGAGCTTCAATTCGGCGTTCCCAGGTTCAGCTACATATCAG ATATTGACCTTTTGCTGACATTCG GAGCATTTTTCCCAATAAGATCTATATTTGGGTTTCCATTTCTGGCTGCTCTTCTAATCTACAAACAACGAAGAATGCATTTGTCAATGTATAGCAACATAGAAGATTTCCTGCAAAGTGATAACAACCTCAGTCCGATAAGGTACTCTTACTCAGATATTAAAAAGATGACCAGTAGATTCAATGAGAAGTTGGGTGAAGGAGGTTATGGCACTGTATTTAAAGGAAAGTTACGCAGTGGTCGATTTGTAGCAGTTAAAATGTTGGAGAAGCCTAAAGCTAATGGACAAGATTTCATAAGTGAGGTAGCTACTATTGGGAGGATTCACCATTTTAATATGGTTCAACTTGTTGGTTATTGTGTTGAGGGATCAAAGCGTGCCTTAATTTATAACTTCATGCCAAATGGATCTcttgataaatatatttattgcAAAGAAGGAAGCAACCCATTAAGTTGCAGGAAAATGTATGAGATTTCTCTTGGAGTGGCTCAAGGGATCGAATATCTACATCGAGGTTGTGACATGCAAATTCTACATTTTGACATCAAGCCTCACAATATTCTTCTGGATGAGAATTTCATCCCAAAGATTTCTGACTTCGGGCTTGCAAAGCTATATCCGGTAGGTAATACCATCGTCTCTTTGACGGCAGCAAGAGGAACAATGGGATACATGGCTCCTGAGttgttttacaaaaatattggAGGTGTCTCATACAAAGCTGATGTATATAGTTTTGGAATGTTGTTGATGGAAATGGCAAGTAGAAGAAAGAATTTGAACGCATCCATAGAGCATTCaagccaaatttattttcctcGTTGGGTCTCAGACCAATTTTGCATGGGCAAAGAGTTTGAGATGGATGATGCTAcagaagaggaaaagaaaataataaaaaagatgatTATAACTGCTTTGTGGTGTATACAATTGAAGCCAAGCGATCGTCCTTCGATGAACAAAGTTATAGAGATGCTTGAGGGAGAGGTTGAATGCTTGCAGCTCCCTCCCAAGCTTCTTTTATATCCACAACAAGAGATGCCTAGAGACAATCTTCATGGTAATTCGAACCCAATGTGTTCTAACACAGAGATAACATGTAATACTCTGTCAGCTACGTGA
- the LOC18786321 gene encoding rust resistance kinase Lr10 isoform X1 codes for MASTCRLCVLVIVSVLLFGPAAFFSFFLFVPFSRISIPSITKSHGKCIPSACGNIHNIISPFRLANYPNQSKCTNWNYHYLFCHNNLTVLTVDWGNYSVQAINYDNFTIRVVDPGIRNNDFSSIPRYSLSIYNLTYSHLRLTSSTTPITFFKCAKAENSSVMRTYNYVKQGNITASDMEDGCRIEWTTLMSKSFLYGKDRNFSYHDIHNALGYGFELQFGVPRFSYISDIDLLLTFGIELLLSYGAFFPIRSIFGFPFLAALLIYKQRRMHLSMYSNIEDFLQSDNNLSPIRYSYSDIKKMTSRFNEKLGEGGYGTVFKGKLRSGRFVAVKMLEKPKANGQDFISEVATIGRIHHFNMVQLVGYCVEGSKRALIYNFMPNGSLDKYIYCKEGSNPLSCRKMYEISLGVAQGIEYLHRGCDMQILHFDIKPHNILLDENFIPKISDFGLAKLYPVGNTIVSLTAARGTMGYMAPELFYKNIGGVSYKADVYSFGMLLMEMASRRKNLNASIEHSSQIYFPRWVSDQFCMGKEFEMDDATEEEKKIIKKMIITALWCIQLKPSDRPSMNKVIEMLEGEVECLQLPPKLLLYPQQEMPRDNLHGNSNPMCSNTEITCNTLSAT; via the exons ATGGCAAGCACTTGCAGATTATGTGTTCTCGTTATAGTAAGTGTATTACTGTTTGGTCCAGCtgcctttttttcctttttcctttttgtccCATTTAGCCGTATATCTATTCCATCAATTACGAAGAGCCATGGTAAGTGCATCCCGTCCGCCTGCGGGAACATCCACAACATAATCAGCCCTTTCCGACTAGCCAACTATCCAAATCAAAGCAAGTGCACAAACTGGAATTACCACTACCTCTTTTGTCACAACAACCTCACAGTATTGACAGTAGATTGGGGAAACTACTCTGTGCAGGCAATCAACTATGACAACTTCACAATCCGAGTTGTAGATCCTGGCATTCGCAACAATGATTTCTCCTCCATCCCCCGTTATTCGCTTTCCATTTACAACTTAACTTATAGTCATCTTCGATTAACCTCAAGTACAACACCTATAACTTTCTTCAAGTGTGCAAAAGCAGAGAACTCGTCTGTAATGAGAACATATAATTATGTCAAGCAAGGGAATATAACGGCATCAGATATGGAGGACGGGTGCAGAATAGAGTGGACGACTTTGATGAGTAAGTCGTTCTTGTACGGAAAGGACAGGAACTTTTCTTATCATGACATACACAACGCACTAGGGTATGGCTTTGAGCTTCAATTCGGCGTTCCCAGGTTCAGCTACATATCAG ATATTGACCTTTTGCTGACATTCG GTATTGAGCTTTTGCTGTCATACG GAGCATTTTTCCCAATAAGATCTATATTTGGGTTTCCATTTCTGGCTGCTCTTCTAATCTACAAACAACGAAGAATGCATTTGTCAATGTATAGCAACATAGAAGATTTCCTGCAAAGTGATAACAACCTCAGTCCGATAAGGTACTCTTACTCAGATATTAAAAAGATGACCAGTAGATTCAATGAGAAGTTGGGTGAAGGAGGTTATGGCACTGTATTTAAAGGAAAGTTACGCAGTGGTCGATTTGTAGCAGTTAAAATGTTGGAGAAGCCTAAAGCTAATGGACAAGATTTCATAAGTGAGGTAGCTACTATTGGGAGGATTCACCATTTTAATATGGTTCAACTTGTTGGTTATTGTGTTGAGGGATCAAAGCGTGCCTTAATTTATAACTTCATGCCAAATGGATCTcttgataaatatatttattgcAAAGAAGGAAGCAACCCATTAAGTTGCAGGAAAATGTATGAGATTTCTCTTGGAGTGGCTCAAGGGATCGAATATCTACATCGAGGTTGTGACATGCAAATTCTACATTTTGACATCAAGCCTCACAATATTCTTCTGGATGAGAATTTCATCCCAAAGATTTCTGACTTCGGGCTTGCAAAGCTATATCCGGTAGGTAATACCATCGTCTCTTTGACGGCAGCAAGAGGAACAATGGGATACATGGCTCCTGAGttgttttacaaaaatattggAGGTGTCTCATACAAAGCTGATGTATATAGTTTTGGAATGTTGTTGATGGAAATGGCAAGTAGAAGAAAGAATTTGAACGCATCCATAGAGCATTCaagccaaatttattttcctcGTTGGGTCTCAGACCAATTTTGCATGGGCAAAGAGTTTGAGATGGATGATGCTAcagaagaggaaaagaaaataataaaaaagatgatTATAACTGCTTTGTGGTGTATACAATTGAAGCCAAGCGATCGTCCTTCGATGAACAAAGTTATAGAGATGCTTGAGGGAGAGGTTGAATGCTTGCAGCTCCCTCCCAAGCTTCTTTTATATCCACAACAAGAGATGCCTAGAGACAATCTTCATGGTAATTCGAACCCAATGTGTTCTAACACAGAGATAACATGTAATACTCTGTCAGCTACGTGA
- the LOC18786321 gene encoding rust resistance kinase Lr10 isoform X3, whose amino-acid sequence MASTCRLCVLVIAINYDNFTIRVVDPGIRNNDFSSIPRYSLSIYNLTYSHLRLTSSTTPITFFKCAKAENSSVMRTYNYVKQGNITASDMEDGCRIEWTTLMSKSFLYGKDRNFSYHDIHNALGYGFELQFGVPRFSYISDIDLLLTFGIELLLSYGAFFPIRSIFGFPFLAALLIYKQRRMHLSMYSNIEDFLQSDNNLSPIRYSYSDIKKMTSRFNEKLGEGGYGTVFKGKLRSGRFVAVKMLEKPKANGQDFISEVATIGRIHHFNMVQLVGYCVEGSKRALIYNFMPNGSLDKYIYCKEGSNPLSCRKMYEISLGVAQGIEYLHRGCDMQILHFDIKPHNILLDENFIPKISDFGLAKLYPVGNTIVSLTAARGTMGYMAPELFYKNIGGVSYKADVYSFGMLLMEMASRRKNLNASIEHSSQIYFPRWVSDQFCMGKEFEMDDATEEEKKIIKKMIITALWCIQLKPSDRPSMNKVIEMLEGEVECLQLPPKLLLYPQQEMPRDNLHGNSNPMCSNTEITCNTLSAT is encoded by the exons ATGGCAAGCACTTGCAGATTATGTGTTCTCGTTATA GCAATCAACTATGACAACTTCACAATCCGAGTTGTAGATCCTGGCATTCGCAACAATGATTTCTCCTCCATCCCCCGTTATTCGCTTTCCATTTACAACTTAACTTATAGTCATCTTCGATTAACCTCAAGTACAACACCTATAACTTTCTTCAAGTGTGCAAAAGCAGAGAACTCGTCTGTAATGAGAACATATAATTATGTCAAGCAAGGGAATATAACGGCATCAGATATGGAGGACGGGTGCAGAATAGAGTGGACGACTTTGATGAGTAAGTCGTTCTTGTACGGAAAGGACAGGAACTTTTCTTATCATGACATACACAACGCACTAGGGTATGGCTTTGAGCTTCAATTCGGCGTTCCCAGGTTCAGCTACATATCAG ATATTGACCTTTTGCTGACATTCG GTATTGAGCTTTTGCTGTCATACG GAGCATTTTTCCCAATAAGATCTATATTTGGGTTTCCATTTCTGGCTGCTCTTCTAATCTACAAACAACGAAGAATGCATTTGTCAATGTATAGCAACATAGAAGATTTCCTGCAAAGTGATAACAACCTCAGTCCGATAAGGTACTCTTACTCAGATATTAAAAAGATGACCAGTAGATTCAATGAGAAGTTGGGTGAAGGAGGTTATGGCACTGTATTTAAAGGAAAGTTACGCAGTGGTCGATTTGTAGCAGTTAAAATGTTGGAGAAGCCTAAAGCTAATGGACAAGATTTCATAAGTGAGGTAGCTACTATTGGGAGGATTCACCATTTTAATATGGTTCAACTTGTTGGTTATTGTGTTGAGGGATCAAAGCGTGCCTTAATTTATAACTTCATGCCAAATGGATCTcttgataaatatatttattgcAAAGAAGGAAGCAACCCATTAAGTTGCAGGAAAATGTATGAGATTTCTCTTGGAGTGGCTCAAGGGATCGAATATCTACATCGAGGTTGTGACATGCAAATTCTACATTTTGACATCAAGCCTCACAATATTCTTCTGGATGAGAATTTCATCCCAAAGATTTCTGACTTCGGGCTTGCAAAGCTATATCCGGTAGGTAATACCATCGTCTCTTTGACGGCAGCAAGAGGAACAATGGGATACATGGCTCCTGAGttgttttacaaaaatattggAGGTGTCTCATACAAAGCTGATGTATATAGTTTTGGAATGTTGTTGATGGAAATGGCAAGTAGAAGAAAGAATTTGAACGCATCCATAGAGCATTCaagccaaatttattttcctcGTTGGGTCTCAGACCAATTTTGCATGGGCAAAGAGTTTGAGATGGATGATGCTAcagaagaggaaaagaaaataataaaaaagatgatTATAACTGCTTTGTGGTGTATACAATTGAAGCCAAGCGATCGTCCTTCGATGAACAAAGTTATAGAGATGCTTGAGGGAGAGGTTGAATGCTTGCAGCTCCCTCCCAAGCTTCTTTTATATCCACAACAAGAGATGCCTAGAGACAATCTTCATGGTAATTCGAACCCAATGTGTTCTAACACAGAGATAACATGTAATACTCTGTCAGCTACGTGA
- the LOC109947046 gene encoding glycine-rich cell wall structural protein 2-like, translating into MASTKVIGAAFLVLLLVELSFAARSSKAINGGRGSGGGGGGGGGEGGGGGSASGSGSGYGSGHGYGSGTGYGSEGGGGGGEGGGGGGGGGYGANGGSGSGYGSGSGSGYGSGGGKGGGGGSGGGKGGGGGGGGGSGSGSGSGYGSGYGSGSGYGSGGGKGGGGGGGGGGGGGGGGGGSGHGGGRGSGYGSGYGSGYGGGGGEDDSP; encoded by the coding sequence ATGGCCAGCACTAAGGTGATTGGTGCTGCATTCTTGGTTTTGCTCCTCGTGGAGCTCTCCTTTGCTGCTAGGTCATCAAAGGCTATCAACGGAGGTAGGggtagtggtggtggaggtggaggaggaggaggagagggaggaggaggtggttcAGCATCCGGGTCCGGGTCCGGGTATGGTTCGGGGCATGGCTATGGGAGTGGCACAGGGTATGGTAGTGAAGGAGGAGGCGGTGGAGGTGAAGGTGgaggcggtggtggtggtggtggatatGGTGCAAATGGTGGTTCTGGGTCGGGATATGGGTCCGGCAGTGGCTCGGGATATGGGTCTGGTGGTGGGAAAGGAGGTGGTGGAGGCAGCGGAGGCGGtaaaggtggtggtggaggcgGAGGTGGAGGCTCGGGTTCAGGAAGTGGGTCAGGTTATGGCTCCGGATATGGAAGTGGAAGTGGATATGGAAGCGGAGGCGGCAAGGGAggtggcggtggcggtggtggtggaggaggtggCGGTGGTGGCGGCGGTGGAAGTGGCCACGGCGGTGGTAGGGGCTCTGGCTACGGATCAGGTTATGGGTCAGGATACGGTGGTGGAGGCGGGGAAGATGATTCACCATGA
- the LOC18787358 gene encoding protein BTR1 isoform X2: MESTESSYVSSPEAPRRRSSPPPKSPASDTMEKPTYVRFLVSNAAAGSVIGKGGATITDFQSQSGARIQLSRNHEFFPGTTDRIIMVSGSINEILKAVDLVLAKLLSELYSEETDDVEPRTKLRLVVPNSSCGGIIGKGGSTIKSFIEGSQAGIKISPQDNNYFGLNDRLVTVTGNLDEQMRAVDLIVSKLSEDPHYTQSMNAPFSYPAAYNAMSYGPPNGTGGKFQNNKEDRSNSVTIGVADSHIGLVVGRGGRTIMEISQASGARIKISDRGDFMSGTTDRKVTITGSQRAIRAAESMILQKVSYASERAME; the protein is encoded by the exons ATGGAGTCCACTGAGTCCTCCTACGTGTCGTCACCGGAGGCCCCGCGGAGGCGCTCATCCCCGCCGCCCAAATCACCAGCTTCAG ATACTATGGAGAAGCCCACATACGTTAGGTTTCTGGTATCAAATGCTGCAGCTGGTTCTGTAATTGGAAAGGGTGGCGCAACAATCACTGATTTTCAATCGCAATCTGGAGCACGAATTCAGTTGTCACGCAATCATGAATTTTTCCCTGGAACAACCGATAGGATTATTATGGTTTCTGGATCAATTAATGAAATACTGAAGGCTGTGGACCTTGTTCTTGCTAAGTTACTGAGTGAG CTTTATTCTGAAGAAACTGATGATGTTGAACCAAGAACAAAGCTGAGATTAGTTGTTCCAAATAGTTCTTGTGGTGGCATAATTGGGAAGGGAGGGTCTACTATAAA GTCATTTATTGAAGGGTCACAAGCTGGAATTAAAATATCCCCTCAAGacaataattattttgggTTGAATGACCGGCTGGTGACAGTAACAGGAAATCTGGATGAACAGATGCGGGCGGTTGATTTAATTGTTTCTAAGCTATCTGAAGACCCCCATTACACTCAGTCTATGAATGCTCCATTTTCTTATCCAG CAGCGTACAATGCAATGAGCTATGGACCACCAAATGGGACTGGAGGAAAGTTTCAGAATAACAAG gAGGATCGAAGTAACTCGGTCACTATTGGCGTTGCAGATAGTCATATCGGGTTGGTTGTTGGCCGTGGTGGAAGGACCATAATGGAGATCAGTCAG GCTAGTGGGGCCAGGATAAAGATATCTGATAGGGGCGACTTCATGTCTGGAACTACTGATAG GAAGGTGACAATAACAGGGTCACAGAGGGCGATCCGTGCTGCCGAGTCTATGATACTGCAGAAGGTGTCCTATGCTTCCGAAAGGGCGATGGAATAG
- the LOC18787358 gene encoding protein BTR1 isoform X1, giving the protein MESTESSYVSSPEAPRRRSSPPPKSPASDTMEKPTYVRFLVSNAAAGSVIGKGGATITDFQSQSGARIQLSRNHEFFPGTTDRIIMVSGSINEILKAVDLVLAKLLSELYSEETDDVEPRTKLRLVVPNSSCGGIIGKGGSTIKSFIEGSQAGIKISPQDNNYFGLNDRLVTVTGNLDEQMRAVDLIVSKLSEDPHYTQSMNAPFSYPGVFFSGFHGIPYTYVLPSVATAAYNAMSYGPPNGTGGKFQNNKEDRSNSVTIGVADSHIGLVVGRGGRTIMEISQASGARIKISDRGDFMSGTTDRKVTITGSQRAIRAAESMILQKVSYASERAME; this is encoded by the exons ATGGAGTCCACTGAGTCCTCCTACGTGTCGTCACCGGAGGCCCCGCGGAGGCGCTCATCCCCGCCGCCCAAATCACCAGCTTCAG ATACTATGGAGAAGCCCACATACGTTAGGTTTCTGGTATCAAATGCTGCAGCTGGTTCTGTAATTGGAAAGGGTGGCGCAACAATCACTGATTTTCAATCGCAATCTGGAGCACGAATTCAGTTGTCACGCAATCATGAATTTTTCCCTGGAACAACCGATAGGATTATTATGGTTTCTGGATCAATTAATGAAATACTGAAGGCTGTGGACCTTGTTCTTGCTAAGTTACTGAGTGAG CTTTATTCTGAAGAAACTGATGATGTTGAACCAAGAACAAAGCTGAGATTAGTTGTTCCAAATAGTTCTTGTGGTGGCATAATTGGGAAGGGAGGGTCTACTATAAA GTCATTTATTGAAGGGTCACAAGCTGGAATTAAAATATCCCCTCAAGacaataattattttgggTTGAATGACCGGCTGGTGACAGTAACAGGAAATCTGGATGAACAGATGCGGGCGGTTGATTTAATTGTTTCTAAGCTATCTGAAGACCCCCATTACACTCAGTCTATGAATGCTCCATTTTCTTATCCAG GTGTTTTCTTCTCCGGTTTTCATGGTATTCCATATACATATGTGCTTCCTTCTGTTGCCACAGCAGCGTACAATGCAATGAGCTATGGACCACCAAATGGGACTGGAGGAAAGTTTCAGAATAACAAG gAGGATCGAAGTAACTCGGTCACTATTGGCGTTGCAGATAGTCATATCGGGTTGGTTGTTGGCCGTGGTGGAAGGACCATAATGGAGATCAGTCAG GCTAGTGGGGCCAGGATAAAGATATCTGATAGGGGCGACTTCATGTCTGGAACTACTGATAG GAAGGTGACAATAACAGGGTCACAGAGGGCGATCCGTGCTGCCGAGTCTATGATACTGCAGAAGGTGTCCTATGCTTCCGAAAGGGCGATGGAATAG
- the LOC18787358 gene encoding protein BTR1 isoform X3, which translates to MESTESSYVSSPEAPRRRSSPPPKSPASDTMEKPTYVRFLVSNAAAGSVIGKGGATITDFQSQSGARIQLSRNHEFFPGTTDRIIMVSGSINEILKAVDLVLAKLLSELYSEETDDVEPRTKLRLVVPNSSCGGIIGKGGSTIKSFIEGSQAGIKISPQDNNYFGLNDRLVTVTGNLDEQMRAVDLIVSKLSEDPHYTQSMNAPFSYPAYNAMSYGPPNGTGGKFQNNKEDRSNSVTIGVADSHIGLVVGRGGRTIMEISQASGARIKISDRGDFMSGTTDRKVTITGSQRAIRAAESMILQKVSYASERAME; encoded by the exons ATGGAGTCCACTGAGTCCTCCTACGTGTCGTCACCGGAGGCCCCGCGGAGGCGCTCATCCCCGCCGCCCAAATCACCAGCTTCAG ATACTATGGAGAAGCCCACATACGTTAGGTTTCTGGTATCAAATGCTGCAGCTGGTTCTGTAATTGGAAAGGGTGGCGCAACAATCACTGATTTTCAATCGCAATCTGGAGCACGAATTCAGTTGTCACGCAATCATGAATTTTTCCCTGGAACAACCGATAGGATTATTATGGTTTCTGGATCAATTAATGAAATACTGAAGGCTGTGGACCTTGTTCTTGCTAAGTTACTGAGTGAG CTTTATTCTGAAGAAACTGATGATGTTGAACCAAGAACAAAGCTGAGATTAGTTGTTCCAAATAGTTCTTGTGGTGGCATAATTGGGAAGGGAGGGTCTACTATAAA GTCATTTATTGAAGGGTCACAAGCTGGAATTAAAATATCCCCTCAAGacaataattattttgggTTGAATGACCGGCTGGTGACAGTAACAGGAAATCTGGATGAACAGATGCGGGCGGTTGATTTAATTGTTTCTAAGCTATCTGAAGACCCCCATTACACTCAGTCTATGAATGCTCCATTTTCTTATCCAG CGTACAATGCAATGAGCTATGGACCACCAAATGGGACTGGAGGAAAGTTTCAGAATAACAAG gAGGATCGAAGTAACTCGGTCACTATTGGCGTTGCAGATAGTCATATCGGGTTGGTTGTTGGCCGTGGTGGAAGGACCATAATGGAGATCAGTCAG GCTAGTGGGGCCAGGATAAAGATATCTGATAGGGGCGACTTCATGTCTGGAACTACTGATAG GAAGGTGACAATAACAGGGTCACAGAGGGCGATCCGTGCTGCCGAGTCTATGATACTGCAGAAGGTGTCCTATGCTTCCGAAAGGGCGATGGAATAG